From the genome of Hydrogenovibrio kuenenii DSM 12350:
CTGTTATCGGTTTCTAGTGAAGTACATAATCAAGGCAATCACAAAGAAAAACACGATTGCCAATATTAAAGAAAAGTCCCAATGCATACCCATTCGCACACCCCAGCCTGGTAGATTTTTAGTTTACGTCTTTAAAACGTTTTTTATTACCCAGTTCTTTTAACGCTTGATTGATACGTTGCTTCAGGTAATAAGGCACATAATCATAAGCGCCTGAGTTTGTCATGCGTTTGCTGATTTCATTGCCATCAGCGTCAACAAAAACAATACTGGGAATCGAAGTGATATTGTAGAAGTCTTGGAAAAACTTTGGTTTAACGGCTTCACCATAAAAGTCTTTGATTTTCTCATCAGCATCCACCGTGACCTGAACCATGTGGACATAACCATCTAAAATACCGTTTTCAATCATCGGCAAGATCGCTCGATCTTTCAGTTTTTTACTGCCGTTTATCTTCGTCATATTGAAGTAGATGGCAATCGGTAAGTGGTCTTTTTTCGCTTGCTTTGACAGAGCGGAAAAATCCGTTGCTTCTTTTAACTGCCAATCATCTGCATAGGCGCTATTCAACAGCCCTGAAAACGAGACAAACAATAGGGACAACAAGAACAATTTGGGGGCGTTCAACATCGTCTTTTCTCCTCTATAAATAACCTTCTATGGGTAGCAATCCCATTAACTTGGAAGTTATTTTACGCCAATGGCTCG
Proteins encoded in this window:
- a CDS encoding thioredoxin domain-containing protein, translating into MLNAPKLFLLSLLFVSFSGLLNSAYADDWQLKEATDFSALSKQAKKDHLPIAIYFNMTKINGSKKLKDRAILPMIENGILDGYVHMVQVTVDADEKIKDFYGEAVKPKFFQDFYNITSIPSIVFVDADGNEISKRMTNSGAYDYVPYYLKQRINQALKELGNKKRFKDVN